The genomic segment CGCTGCGGCCTCATCACGCTTATGTGAAAGGGGTAAACGGCCGTTCTTCCGGATCCGTAAGTTGGGGAGCCCTCTATAGCTTTGTTACAGGTCTGATCGAGCAGGGGGGCAGCCGTAGGGGGGCCTTGATGCTTATCCTCAATGTCTGGCATCCCGATATCCTCGAGTTTATTTCAAGTAAGCGGCAGATGGGGCAGATCACCAATGCGAATATCAGCGTCGGTATTACCGACGACTTTATGAAGGCCGTCAAAGAGGACCTTGATTGGGAACTGGTGTTTCCCGATACCAATTATCCCGGTTATGATAAGGAGTGGGACGGCGACTTCGTGGCCTGGAAGGCTGCGGGCAAGCCTGTTAATGTCTATCGTAAGGTGAAAGCTCGGGAGATTTGGAATTCCATTATCGAAAGCGCCTGGGCAAGCGCCGAGCCGGGAATCTTTTTCGTCGATCGCTACAATGCCATGAGCAATTCCGGTTATTACGCCAGGATCCAGTGTACCAATCCTTGTGGGGAGCAGGGACTGCCGAGTTGGGGGGTCTGCAATCTCGGGGCGGTCAATCTATCGCGCTTTGCAAAAGGTAACGATGTGGATTGGGATAACCTTGGCCGCACCGTTCGCTATGCCGTCCGTTTTCTTGATGATGTAATCGACAATACTCCCTATTTTTTTGAGGCAAACAAAGAGCAGCAGCTTTCGGAACGAAGGGTGGGGCTCGGCACAATGGGCCTTGCGGAATTGATGATCAAGCTGAAGATTCGCTATGGTAGTAAGGAATCCGAGGCTTTTCTTGATAAACTGTATCGCTTTATAGCTGTTGAGGCGTACCGTTCCAGCAGCGATACCGCCAAAGAGAAGGGAAGTTTCCCCAAGTTCGAGGTCGTACCATTTCTTGAAAGCGGCTTTATGAAAGGGATGCCTGAGGAAATTCGGAAAAAGATCACCGAGAATGGTATGAGAAATGTTACGCTTCTGACCCAGGCTCCTACCGGGACTACCGGAACAATGGTTGGAACTTCCACAGGAATCGAACCCTATTACTTTTGGGAATGGGAACGACGCGGAAGAATGGGGAGCAATATCGAGCGGGTTGGTGTCTATGACGAATGGCGGAAGGCCAATCCCGATGCGGAGCAGCTTCCCGACTATTTTGTTTCTGCCATGGATCTTTCTCCGGAAGAGCATGTCAGGGTCCAGGCCTCCATCCAGCGCTGGGTCGATTCAAGTATCAGTAAAACCTGTAACGTCCCCAACCAGTACACCGTAGAGCAGACAAAGCAGCTCTATGAACTAATGTATGATCTTGGCTGTAAGGGTGGCACCATCTATCGTGACGGCAGCAGAGACGAGCAGGTATTGAACCTGAAGAAAGAGGAAGAAAAGAAAGAAGGTCCGGTCGATGTGAAGCAGATCAAGCCGAGGGTCCGTCCTACGATGCTTCGCGGAGTCACCTATCGCAAACATACTCCCATCGGAACCGCGTACATTACCGTTAATGCCGACGGTGCCAGTATGGAAGAGCCCTTCGAGGTCTTTATCAACGTTGCAAAGGTGGGATCGGATGTTGCTGCCGATGCCGAAGGTCTGGGACGACTTATTAGTCTCATTCTGCGCATACCCAGCCCCCTGGGGCCGGTCGAGCGGGCAAAGGCAGTGATTGCTCAGTTACGGAGCATTGGCAGCGGCCGTCAGCGTGGTTTTGGAAAGAACCGGGTGATGAGCCTTCCCGATGCGGTGGCCCAGGCCCTGGAAGAACATATCGGTACGGTCTTCGGTGAAAGCAGCTATCCGGTACTGCCGGATGAGGAAGAAGAGGAGGCTGCAAAGCAGTTCGCCTTTTCCTTCGATGCACTTCATGCCGATATCTGTCCCGTCTGCGGAAATGCTACCTTTATGTTTATCGAGGGCTGCAAGAAGTGTCACAGCTGCGGCCATAGCGAGTGCTGAGCCCTTTGGGGAGCCATTGCCCATGGCTGCTTTTGATATGCATAAGCGAAAATGAAAAAGGCCGGCCGCAGTAAATGTCCTCGGCCGGCCCTGCCGTCTTTTATGCTTCTGTTATGTATGCTGTTGTCACTGATTTTCCTGCAAAAGCAGCCATATAGAGATCTTTGATCTCATTGATGAGAGGGTAACGGGGATTTGCCCCGGTGCACTGATCGTCGAAGGCCGCCTCTGCCATGGCATCCAGCTCCTTCGTAAAGGCTTCTTCCTTGATACCCGCTTCAGCAATACTTTTCGGAATATCCAGCTCCGCTTTTAGTTTTGTGATCGCATCAAGCAGCTTATCGACCTTTTCCTCCATTGTCCCTCCCCCGAGACCGAGATAATCGGCGAGCCTGGCGTAGCGCTCTGCCGCCTGGGGATGAGTGTACTGGGGAAAGGTACCTTGCTTTGCCGGAGCCTCCGAAGCGTTGAAACGCACTACCTGGTTGATCAGGAGGGCGTTTGCCAGCCCGTGGGGGAGGTGAAAAAAGCTGCCGAGCTTGTGGGCCATGGAATGACAAACCCCGAGAAAGGCATTTGCAAAAGCCATTCCTGCCATATTCGAAGCATGGTGTACTTTTTCCCGTGCCTCCATATCGGCCGCACCGAATCGATAGGCCCTTGGCAGATATTCAAAGAGAAGGCGTATGGATTCCATAGCCAGAGGAGTTGTATATTCAGTGGCAAGCATACTTGCAATTGCCTCAAGTCCATGAGTGACTGCGTCGATACCGGAGTATGCTGTCAGCCTTGCGGGCATCTGAGCGGCAAGTTCCGCATCGCAGATTGCCATGTCGGGGGTAAGGGCATAGTCGGCAATGGGATACTTGATGCCTGTTTCATCGTCGGTAATGACCGCAAAAGGGGTTACTTCGCTTCCCGTTCCACTGGTGGTGGGAATTGCGATGAGGCTCGCCTTTTGGCCCATCTCGGGAAAGCGGTACACCCGTTTTCGGATATCCATAAAACGCGCCGCGAGATCCTGAAAGTGCACCTCCGGGTGTTCATAGAGAACCCACATGATTTTAGCAGCGTCCATGGGGCTTCCGCCGCCAAAGGCAATAATCAGATCCGGTTGAAAGGCGTCCATCCGCCTGACCCCCGTTCGGGCGTTGGAGAGGGTGGGATCGGCCTGTACCTCGCTGAAAATTTCCGTTTTGATGCCCATCCTTTCAAGACGGTCGGTAAGCACCTTGGTCATTCCCGAGTCGAAAAGAAAGCGGTCGGTGACGATGAAGGCTTTCTTTTTCCCTTCAAGTTCTTCGAGGGCAACGGGAAGCGAACCTCTTTTGAAAAAAACCTTTTTTGGGGCACGAAACCACAACATGTTTTCCCTCCTTGCCGCAATGGTTTTATAGTTGAGTAATTGTTCCGGTCCGACATTCTTGCTTACGGAATTGCCTCCCCAACTCCCGCAGCCAAGGGTAAGGCTCGGCTCCAGTGAAAAATTATAGATATCGCCAATGGCACCCTGACTCGCCGGCATGTTGACCAGGGTCCTTCCCGTTTTCATGGTTGCTCCGAATCGTTCGATTCGTTCTCTGTTTGCAGGGTTGGTGTAAAGCACACTGGTATGACCAAGCCCTCCGAAGGTGACCAAAGCTGCGGCTGTTTCCAGGGCCTGTGAAAACTCTTTTTTCTTGTAGAGGGCCAAAACCGGGCTTAGTTTTTCAGCGCTCAGCGGCTCCTTGCTTCCCACTGCTTCGACTTCGGCAACCAGCACTTTAGTGGATTCGGGAACCGTGAAACCCGCCATTCCGGCAATAGTCGAGGCTTTCTGGCCGACTACTTTGGGAGATAGTTTTCCTTCGCCGAACATCAGCCGACCAAGCTTTTCTTTTTCCTCTTTGTCGAGAATGTAAGCGCCGCGGCACACCAGCTCGCTTTTTACCTCTCGGTAGATTTTCTCGACAACCACAACGGACTGTTCACTGGCGCAGATCATGCCGTTGTCGAAGGTTTTGCTCATCAAAATGGAACTCACCGCCATTTTGACATCCGCACTCTCGTCTATCAGTGCCGGAGTGTTACCGGCTCCGACACCTATGGCTGGGGTTCCGCTCGAATATGCCGCCTTTACCATGCCTGGGCCTCCTGTTGCGAGGATAAGGCTGATAGACGGGTGTTCCATCAGTTGCCTGCTTAGTTCGACCGAAGGTTCTTCGATCCAGCCGACGATATCTTTCGGTGCCCCTGCAGCCACCGCTGCTTCAAGAACGATCCTGGCGGCCTCTATGGTACACACCTTTGCCCGGGGATGGGGACTGAAGATGATACCGTTTCGTGTTTTAAGGGCAAGGAGGGCCTTGAAAATGGTTGTGCTTGTCGGGTTCGTTGTAGGCACTACACCGGCAATGACACCAAGTGGTTCGGCAATTTTTGTGACCCCAAAGGTGAGGTCCTCCTCTATGATCCCACAGCTCTTCATGTCTTTATACTTATTGTAGATATATTCCGATGCAAAGTGGTTTTTGATCACCTTATCCTCGGTGACTCCCATTCCTGTTTCCTTGGCGGCAAGCTTAGCCAATTCGATTCTTGCCCCGGCCGCCGCCATGGCAGCGGCTCGGAAGATGGCGTCCACCTGCTGTTGATTGTATCGGGCATAGCGGGCTTGTGCCGCCGCTACCTTCCGAATACTGTCGTTAAGCATTGCTTCACCGCCGATCGGCTGTGCTTTATGTGGTTCCCGCTTGAGTTTGCTTTCGATAGACATGGTTACCTCCTTTAATCGATAAAAAAATATCTAAAAACTGTGTATATAGTATCGAGTAATTATCGAAAAGGCAAGTATCGATAAATAAATATCGTGTTAAAAAGAACGAAATCTGCCAATAAAGAGAATATTTTTATTACTACTGTAATAGTTACTATGCGTTGCGTCATTTTAAAAAAATGTATACCATATCTTCTCATGATCAATGTGACCAATGAGATAGGAACGTTGCGGTCTGTGCTTGTACATCGCCCCGGCCGGGAGTTGGAGCGGCTTACCCCAAGATACCTGGAAGAGATGCTCTTTGAAGATATTCCGTGGTTGAAGAAGATCAGGGAAGAGCACGACCTTTTTGCCCAGACACTTTCAAAACGAGGATGCAAGGTCTACTACTATCACGATCTCCTTGCCGATATTCTCAGGAAGGAGGTCGTCTGTCGTTCCATGATCGACGACGTACTCTCTGCCTGCCGAATCGGATCGACCCTGCTGAAAGAGTCCATTCGGGATTATCTGCGTGGGATGGAGGCGGAACGGCTGGCAGAGGCTTTCATCTCCGGTTTGGAGAAAAAAGAGATCGATCGTTTGGCCGGTCGGTCACGTCTCTCGAGCTACATTCGGGAGGCTTACCCTTTCTACATCAACCCTCTTACAAACCTCTACTTTACACGGGACCCCGGCGCTGTCATCGATTCGGGGCTTGTCGTCAGTGCAATGAAGACTCCGGCGAGAAACCGTGAATCGCTGATACTTCAATATCTTCATGATTATCATCCTCTGTTCGCCGATCCTCAGGGTGAGGGACAGATTCCGCTCTGGTACAAGCCTTCTGATCTGGATAGTATTGAAGGGGGAGATATCTTGATGCTCTCTCCCGAAGTTGTCGCGGTGGGATGTAGCGCGAGAACTGGGACCGAAGGGATAGAGCGGCTTGCCGAGCGGCTTTTTTCCGGCCCCTCCGGGATACAAGAGGTCCTGGTAATACAGATCCCCTTTGCTCGTGCTTTTATGCACCTTGATACCGTCATTACCATGGTAGATCGGGACACATTTACTATTTTCCCCGATATTCGGGAGAAGATTACGCTCTTTCGCCTTAAGCCGACAAAAAGAGGAGGAATAAGCATCTCTCCTCTTGACAGTTTAGAGAAGAGCCTGAAAGAATCTCTCAGGCTTCCGGCGATCCGTTTGATTGAAAGTGGTGGTGGCGATGATTTGACCGCCGCCCGTGAACAATGGAATGATAGTACCAACACCCTGGCCCTTGAGCCGGGAGTCGTCGTTACCTATGATCGAAACGTCGCCTCAAACGATACGCTTCGTGCTGCAGGCATCGAGGTGGTCGAGATAGAGGGATCGGAGCTTGTTAGGGGCCGGGGAGGCCCCCGCTGTATGAGCATGCCGCTTCAACGTGAAGCGATTTGAGAAGGCACGAGATAAGGAGGAACCCATGCCTGTAAATTTGAAAGGAAGAAGCTTACTGACCTTGAAGGACTACACACCTGAGGAGATTCGCTATCTTCTCGACCTTTCTGTTGATCTAAAGCGTAAGAAACGTTCAGGAATTCGGGGGAACCTGCTTGTCGGAAAGAATATCGTTCTGCTTTTTGAGAAGGCCTCTACCCGTACCCGTTGTGCCTTTGAAGTTGCTGCCTTCGACGAGGGTGCCCAGGTGACCTTTCTCACCAATAGCCAGATGGGAAAAAAGGAATCGATCGAGGATACCGCCCTTGTACTTGGCCGTTTCTACGACGGTATCGAGTTCCGGGGATTTAAACAGGAAACGGTTGAGGCGCTTGCACGGTATTCCGGGGTTCCTGTATGGAACGGTTTGACAGACCTCTATCATCCCACACAGATTCTTGCCGATTTTATGACCATTATGGAACATGTGGACAAGCCGCTTTCAAAGGTGAAGCTTGTTTTCGTAGGTGATGCCCGCAATAACATGGGCAACAGCCTTATGCTTGCTTCGGCGAAAATGGGAATGACGTTTGTCGCCGTTGCTCCAAAGGAACTCCACCCTTCTGGTGAGATGGTTGATTATGCCGCTTCGGTTGCGAAAGAGACCGGTGCCGTTATCTCCATGACCGACAATATCGCCGAAGGTGTAAAAGATGCGGATGTCATATACACCGATGTATGGGTTTCGATGGGTGAGGAAGCCCAGTTCGCCGAGCGGATCAAGCTGCTGAAGCCGTATCAGGTCAATATGAAGATGATGAAATCGACAGGGAACCCCGACACCCTTTTTATGCATTGCCTTCCTTCTTTTCACGACCTCGAAACCAGTATCGGAAAAGAGATTCACACTAAATTTGGTCTTGCCGAGATGGAGGTTACCGATGAGGTGTTCCGCAGCAAACAATCGGTAGTCTTTGACGAGGCTGAGAACAGAATGCACACCATCAAGGCTGTTATGGTCGCCACGATCGGGGCCCTATAGCCATATAAGCCAAACCTATTCTTGCAGTAAGGCGTTTCAGCCAGGCAGGCTGAAACGCCGATGTGAGCATTGATGGTGGTTTCCCTGGATTATCCTATGATTATCCTATCTCTCCGCCTTTGCCGGCCGAAACCAAGCTTGAATCCTTTATCTCGGGAAAGCTGATGAAAAAGGTCGTGCCCTCTTTTCCATAGCAACAAACCGATCCATTGAGCTGTTCTACAAGCAGATGCACCAGCTGGAATCCCAAAGAGCGTTTTTCGCTGAACAAACTCCTCGGAAATCCCTTCCCATTGTCGGAGACCGTGAGCTCCACCATTTTCTGTTTATCGCGATTCCCTTTGATACTTATGCGTGCCTTCTTCTCGTCCGAAAAAGCATGACGAAGAGCATTGCAAACCAGTTCGGTAAGGATAAGGCCGCAGGGCATGGCCTGCTCGACAGAAAGGTTGAGATTGTTTGCATCGACCGTGAAGGAAATAGCGCGGCCGTTTACCGTGTGCATTTCGGCAAGATGTCCCACAACGGCCAGAAGATAGGGTTCCAATTCTATATGGTCGAAACTATTACTCTGATATAGCTGTTCATGGACGAGGCTGATGGAATAGATATGAGCAATACTTTCGTGGAAACCTATAGCTTCTGCCGAACCGCGAAGCTGTGACTGCTTGAGATTGAGAAGGCTGATGATCAGCTGCAGATTGTTTTTTACCCTGTGATGGACCTCTTCAAGGAGTACCTCTTTTTCCCGAATTGCTTTTTGAAGACGAGTAATATCCGAGCCGACCGAAAGGATTTCGACGAGGTCTCCTTTTTCGTCTCGAAGCGGCATCGAGGTCCACTGAATCCATGCAAGCTCTCCGTTTCCCTTATGATTTATATTTTTATACGAGGAGAAGGATTCGGGATCATTCCAGATGTCGGCGGATAGGATAGGGTCGTTTGCTATTATTATGCGGGCGAGAGGAATAGGCTGTATGGTGCTGTCGAAATTGAAAAAACGGGCGGCAAATTCGTTGTAATAGGTGATGAAACCTTCCTTGTTCCAGCGAATGATGATGGTCTGAGCGTTTTCTACAAGCAGACGGTAGTTTTTCTCACTTTTCTGTAGTTCCAACTCTCTGGTTCGGATTCGTTCGGCCATGGTTTTCATTGCATTGAGAAGCGCCTCCGCTTCCCTGAAGCTCTTTTTGCCATTAACCTCGTACCTGCCGTCTGCTATCAATTGTGCTTGTCTGGTTAATGCTTCAATGGGGTTGACGATACGCTTGCCAAGGAAAAGGATGATCCCGATGAGGAAGATCGAAAATATGACGGTTACAATAATAACGGTGAAACCTAAGGTGTGTACCGGAGAAAAGAATTCATCTGCGGGAGAGAGGACATAAAGAGGCCAACCCGTCTTTTCTATGACCAGCCGTCGGGAGAAGTACCGGGTTCCCGCGATCTTAAGAATTTCCGACGGCCGCTTTTGATGGTCCGAAAAGAGCTTATGCTGTTGTTCCACCAATGTTTTATTTTCAAAGGTGATGACCGTTCCCGTTTTATCGGTTATAAGGATCGACCGATTCCCTGATTGTCTGACATCCTGTACGAAAGCCGACAGAATGTCCAGGTTAAGATCTGCCATGAGCACTCCCGCTTCGAAGGGAACACCATAGCGGATTGTAGGTTTCGACGTAATCGAAGAGATGAAAGAGTTGCTCCAGTATCCGGTCTGATCTGCTTTCACGGTACGAAAGAACGTGGTGTTTCCCAAATTACTGCCGACAAAGTTCTCATCGTAGGGAACGGTGGTCACGACATCGCCGGAAGCATTTAAAATCGTTAGTCGTCTAAAAGGGGGAATCGTTTCAAGCAACGAGGAGAGGAGTTCTTCGTAGTCATTTGATCTCTTATTTTGCAACCAGATACTCTCTTTTGTAATTGTTTGTGTCATGGCCGTCGCTCCCTCCAAAAAAAGTGAAATTTCCCTTTGAATAGAGCGGGCAAGGAATTCATTATCCTGTCGAATTTGCCGTAGTAAGATGTCCGATGTGGTTCTGTACATGATGATGGAGAAGAGTAAGATTGAGGGGACCAGCAGCGGAAAAAGTACTAAGGTGAGCAAGCTTCTGATACCCCGCCGTCCCTTGCTACCGAATAGTGGCAATATGTCCATCCTTTATGTTGCTGATGAGCACCGGAGTAATCGTTTTTTGCTTATAGAGCTGTTGTGCTGTATTACGGATGGTTAACCTGTTCCTATCCATGGGAAGATTATAGGGGATTCACCCGCTCCTGGAAAGAATTAATGCTGGAGAGAGACAGGTAAATGGGTTAGACTCTTCCTATATGAAACGATCTATTTTTTATGCAACGGCATGTTTCCTTGTGCCGCTTTCTTTCTTTATGACGGGGTGTGGTTCGAAGATGGCTGAAACCGCCGCTTTCGCCCCTATGGTCGAAAAGAGCGTTGGCAGTGCCGATTTGCGGCGCAGTGTGGAAAACTTCGCAAGCTTTGATACCGGCGGAGGGGCCCTTGCACAGGCGGCTCAGGAAGCTCCTGATACAAGTGATCGAAAGCTTGTAAGTACGGGTTCGATGGAACTTGAGGTCGACGACCTTGATATTGCCGAGAGCGCCGTTCGTAAGGCGACGGATTCGGCCGGCGGCTATGTGCAGTCTTCGAGCAGATATGAAGATACCCTTTCCATGGAATTGAAAATCCCCGCAGAGGCTTTTTCTTCGTTTCTTGATGCGGCAGAAGGATTCGGTCGGCTGGAGTCCCGCAGTATCAATGTAGAAGATGTTTCCGATCGCTATTACGATCTGGAGCATCGGATCAAAAATAAGGAGATCCTCGTTGAACGCTATCAGAAGTATCTGCAGGATGCAGAAAGTGTTGAAGATCTTCTGACAGTGGAACGGGAACTAAACGATGCAACAACGGAGCTCGAGCAGCTCAAGGGCTCTTTTCAGAACCTTGACCATCGGGTTTCTTTCTCGACCCTTCATATGATGGCTCACTTACCCTCCTGGGAACAGCAGGAAGATCCGTTGCCCTCTATTCGGGCAGGCCTGAAACGTTTCGGACGAATGATCATTCAGGTCCTTTATGTGATTCTTTTCCTTTTGCTTGGGATTATCGTCTTTGGGATTCCCGGCGTGCTTGTGGTCGGGGCCTTGTATTGGCTTGCCTTTGGAAGGGTCGGCCTGGTACGCCGATTCTGGCATAGACTACGGCCCAGCCGACGGACAAAGAAAACAACGGAAAAGGAAGAGAAATAGATGGAAGATCGAATTGCTTACGCAACCCTCGATCATGCGATTCCCGCATCAGGACCGCAGGGAATTGTCCGAAGAACCCTTGCCTGGAATAAAGAGGCCATGACCTGCCATTTTCTACTCGAAAAGGGGGCTGTTATTCCGATGCACCGCCATTCGGCGGTACAAAGCGGTTATGTCATCCGCGGGAAAGCAAAATTTATGAGAGGAAACGGGGAGTCTTTTATCGGCGAAGCCGGAACGAGTTATGTGTTCGACCCGGATGAAGAACATGGGGTGGAGGTCTTCGAAGAGAGTGAAATCATCGAATTTTTCACTCCCGCACGGCCCGAATATCGATAGTATTATGAGGAAGTCATAATACTATGCTGGCCTTTCTTCGCCTCTTCGACGAGAAAAGCGTGGAGGCGGAGAGCCAGGGATTCGTCGAGTCCCGCTTCAAAAGCAATCCGTTTGTAACGTTCTATCTGCTCTTGTTCTCTGTCTGGATCTGCGATTGCCCTTTGCTCTTTCTTTTTTAGATTGCCTATCTTTTCCGTCGTTTTGAATCGTTCCGCCATGAGACGGAGTAAGGCGGCATCAATATTATCGATACTACGTCGTAAATCATTCAACTGATCGCTGCTCATATGCATGAGCTTATGCTAATTACCCTCCGGGGACAAGGGGTTTTCGTCTTCCGGGGAAATGGAAACCCTGTTCCTTCCACTCCTTTTTGCCGAATAGAGCGCCTGATCGGCCAGTTTGACAAGAATGTCCCTGTCGGTCCCAGGGCGTACATGTTTTTCCGCTATTCCCAGGCTTACGGTAACCACGGGAGCAACCTCCGAGTAGGCATGAACGATATTGAGATCCTGGATCCCCTGCCGCAATCTTTCCGCTACCTTTGCCGCACTTTCCAGCGGATGCCCCGGAAGAAGGATGATAAACTCCTCTCCACCATAGCGGGCGACAAAATCCTCACCCCGTTTTAGACTTTCCTGAACCAGGGTCGCAATTTTCTTTAGGCAGATATCTCCCGTAGGGTGGCCATAGTTATCGTTATACGCCTTGAAATAGTCGACGTCCATCATAATAAGGGAAAGGGGCAGATCTTCCCGTTCACTGCGTCGCCATTCTCCCGTATATACCTCCTCAAAGTAACGTCGGTTTGGAATCTCCGTGAGAGGATCGATTCTTGAAAGCCGTTCTAATCTTTGATTCACCTGCCCAAGTTCCCAGGTCCGCTCTTCTATCTTTTCTTCGAGTTGATCATTGAAGAGTTTGACTTCTTTCGCCAGGTGCTCCGCCTTTTTGTAGGAACGGTCGAGCTTCCAAGAAAGAAAATACGCCTGCAACAATAAAAAGAAAAGGATTCCGAAGCTTAGAAGTTCCGGCATATTGATGTTATTGATTTCTCTAAAATAATCGGAAAGTGCAGCGGTCAAAACAATGACGCCGCCGACCGTCAACAAAATCGTCCCCGTTTTACTCGTGAGTACCTTCCCGGAAAATATAACCACTATAACGTAACAGCCGAAGGCGATGGATATGAAGAGTGCATACTGAAAAAACCAATCATAGATGCTCACAGGAAAAAAAAGCAGAAGTACACCGGAAGCAATAAGTAGCCCTCGTGCCAGCATGAGCGGCAGGCGGGATGCCTTATTGCCGGCAATACCCCAGATATAGAGAATGATGAGCGGCAATAAAAGGAAAACCGGCATATAGCCAAGTTTCATCATTACTTCACCAGGCATGCCGGGCCATAACCGAACAAGAATTCGTTCGTCGACGATTCCTTCTCTCAATGCCGTTATGAACGCAATGATCGCAAAGTACAAAAGGGTTTTGTCCCTTCTGTATGTGAGGAAAAGGAGCATATGATAGAGCGAGAGCATAAGCAAGCTGCCGAAAAGGATGGCATCCCGGATGATATGGCGATGGGTCATTTCCCGTATGGCTGTCTCTGTTCCAAACAGAATTCTATTCAGACTCATCCGACGATGGTGGTAGTTTGCGACTTGAATGACGATGTCAGCTCTTTTTCGCCTGGTCGAAAACTGAATAACCCGAGGGATATATCGAGGAATAAAGGGAGTGATGGAACCGGTGATCATCCGAAGGGAACCGTCGATCCATACCTTAGACGCCGCCCCGAAATAGGGCATTTTAAGGGCAAAATTGTGCATCCTGTTCCCATCGTTCATAGGAAGTTTCAGTCTCAGGCGTAGGGTCGCCGTACCCCGATAACCGATCAGCTCCTTGGGAAGCATTAGGAAGCTGGGGGGCTCACTCTCGGTAAATTCTCCCGGTTTTAGGAGCATCTGAGGATAAAACTCCCACCTTCCATCCAGGGGAACGATTCCCATAGTTTCATAGCGTCTCATGCTGAGGTCGACCATGGCGTCGTCGACCGTCTTTGACGCATATATCATAAGAGGGCTTATCAAAGAGATAAAAAATATAAGGCAAAGGCGACAACGATTATACATCACAAAAATGATAGCGAACGGGTTACTATCATGCAAGACGAAAAAGTAGCGCTATTTTTCTAGAAAGCCGGAAAATGCCGAATCGATTTCTTTTACAAGGGTACCCTGAAGTTCCTGTTTTAATTTGGTGATTTTGCGATAGTCACTGAGCAGATGTTGCTCTTTTTCCGGAAGAAGCAACTGATATGGTTCGAGCTGTAATGCCGAAGCCAGCCTTACAAAGGTATCTGCCCCCAACCAGCGTCTGGAACGTTCGATATCGTTCATATGACCAGTAGAAATTTCAGCCCGTTCGGCAAGTTCCATCTGACTTAAGCCTTGAGATTTACGCGCATTGCGGATATTTATAGCCAATAATTCCAGCAGTTGTTCCGATTTCATTATGTATGAGTATCCGATCGTTGTCTTTGATTGCCAATAGTGTGTAAGCGTAAAAAATATGTAGCACATAACGGATGACTTGTAGACACAAATCGTTTAATTTGATCAAATACTCCCATGTCGTTATTGCCGAGAATGCAAACGTTTATCCTGGTAGAGCCGAACGAGCTTTATCGTCTTGGGCTGGCACTGCTTCTTCGGTCTGTGGGATGTGGGGTCTTCCCCGTTTCTTCGGGCGGTGCTGCCGTTACGCTCATGTACAGTAGGGAATTCTGCGACGGGATATTGATGAATAGCAACCTGGGGGCGGGGGTGAATGCCGCCGATGCAGTCTCCATGATTCGGAGCTTTTCACAGGTTCCCATTCTTCTTTTTGATGCAACTTTTCATGTCAGGCCTTGTGATTCGTTTTGTTGTGAGAGTATGCCCTTTTGACTATACTGAAACCGGGGGTGCAACATGAAGATGATTTCCCGTTACACAAAGAAAATCGGGCTGCCTCCCGGAACGGTAGTACATACCGGAGACCAAAA from the Sediminispirochaeta bajacaliforniensis DSM 16054 genome contains:
- a CDS encoding DUF4349 domain-containing protein — its product is MKRSIFYATACFLVPLSFFMTGCGSKMAETAAFAPMVEKSVGSADLRRSVENFASFDTGGGALAQAAQEAPDTSDRKLVSTGSMELEVDDLDIAESAVRKATDSAGGYVQSSSRYEDTLSMELKIPAEAFSSFLDAAEGFGRLESRSINVEDVSDRYYDLEHRIKNKEILVERYQKYLQDAESVEDLLTVERELNDATTELEQLKGSFQNLDHRVSFSTLHMMAHLPSWEQQEDPLPSIRAGLKRFGRMIIQVLYVILFLLLGIIVFGIPGVLVVGALYWLAFGRVGLVRRFWHRLRPSRRTKKTTEKEEK
- a CDS encoding chorismate mutase translates to MHMSSDQLNDLRRSIDNIDAALLRLMAERFKTTEKIGNLKKKEQRAIADPDREQEQIERYKRIAFEAGLDESLALRLHAFLVEEAKKGQHSIMTSS
- the argF gene encoding ornithine carbamoyltransferase, whose product is MPVNLKGRSLLTLKDYTPEEIRYLLDLSVDLKRKKRSGIRGNLLVGKNIVLLFEKASTRTRCAFEVAAFDEGAQVTFLTNSQMGKKESIEDTALVLGRFYDGIEFRGFKQETVEALARYSGVPVWNGLTDLYHPTQILADFMTIMEHVDKPLSKVKLVFVGDARNNMGNSLMLASAKMGMTFVAVAPKELHPSGEMVDYAASVAKETGAVISMTDNIAEGVKDADVIYTDVWVSMGEEAQFAERIKLLKPYQVNMKMMKSTGNPDTLFMHCLPSFHDLETSIGKEIHTKFGLAEMEVTDEVFRSKQSVVFDEAENRMHTIKAVMVATIGAL
- a CDS encoding sensor histidine kinase, which encodes MDILPLFGSKGRRGIRSLLTLVLFPLLVPSILLFSIIMYRTTSDILLRQIRQDNEFLARSIQREISLFLEGATAMTQTITKESIWLQNKRSNDYEELLSSLLETIPPFRRLTILNASGDVVTTVPYDENFVGSNLGNTTFFRTVKADQTGYWSNSFISSITSKPTIRYGVPFEAGVLMADLNLDILSAFVQDVRQSGNRSILITDKTGTVITFENKTLVEQQHKLFSDHQKRPSEILKIAGTRYFSRRLVIEKTGWPLYVLSPADEFFSPVHTLGFTVIIVTVIFSIFLIGIILFLGKRIVNPIEALTRQAQLIADGRYEVNGKKSFREAEALLNAMKTMAERIRTRELELQKSEKNYRLLVENAQTIIIRWNKEGFITYYNEFAARFFNFDSTIQPIPLARIIIANDPILSADIWNDPESFSSYKNINHKGNGELAWIQWTSMPLRDEKGDLVEILSVGSDITRLQKAIREKEVLLEEVHHRVKNNLQLIISLLNLKQSQLRGSAEAIGFHESIAHIYSISLVHEQLYQSNSFDHIELEPYLLAVVGHLAEMHTVNGRAISFTVDANNLNLSVEQAMPCGLILTELVCNALRHAFSDEKKARISIKGNRDKQKMVELTVSDNGKGFPRSLFSEKRSLGFQLVHLLVEQLNGSVCCYGKEGTTFFISFPEIKDSSLVSAGKGGEIG
- a CDS encoding cupin domain-containing protein — its product is MEDRIAYATLDHAIPASGPQGIVRRTLAWNKEAMTCHFLLEKGAVIPMHRHSAVQSGYVIRGKAKFMRGNGESFIGEAGTSYVFDPDEEHGVEVFEESEIIEFFTPARPEYR